A single region of the Aliidongia dinghuensis genome encodes:
- a CDS encoding ABC transporter ATP-binding protein: MTEPAPDKANIAEAPPQPQAKRARGAGSVRLMRRLMREFARPHWGRMALSVVCGALAALATSANAMLVKYVLDDAFKENAAFETLYLIAGAAMALAVLKGIAGYFQTVLMTTVGQRVIADIQNRLFGRLIHADLAFFQATPSGQLISRFTTDANQLRFASTQVFTVLGQQALTLAGLLATMFYQDWLLAIIAFVVFPLAIAPVRRMSRRMRKVSLNFQDEMGHFNALLSQVFQGARHVKAYGMEAHETARAVALTERIYRLFERASRVRAAASPLMESLGGVGIALVILYGGWQVTHGARTAGDFLSFVTALMLAYQPFKQLSGLNVTVQEGMAAAERIFEMIDVVPAIRDRADARPLVVTEGAIRLDKVSFAYRTGDSVLNEIDLDIPAGRKVALVGPSGAGKSTVLNLIPRFYDVAGGRVTIDGQDVRDVTLASLRGAIGLVSQEVSLFDDTVRANIAYGRPEASEADIVAAATAAAAHDFIMDLPQGYDTVVGELGTRLSGGQRQRLSIARAMLKNAPILLLDEATSALDTESERQVQDALKRLMAGRTSVVIAHRLSTVIDADLIYAIDGGRVVEVGRHQELLQRQGVYARLWALQFADQGEPQEDRLADGRLAGVRG; encoded by the coding sequence TTGACCGAACCGGCCCCCGACAAGGCCAATATTGCTGAAGCACCGCCGCAGCCCCAGGCGAAACGGGCGCGCGGCGCTGGCAGCGTCCGGCTGATGCGCCGGCTGATGCGCGAATTCGCGCGGCCTCATTGGGGCAGGATGGCGCTCTCGGTCGTGTGCGGCGCGCTCGCAGCGCTCGCGACCTCGGCCAACGCCATGCTGGTGAAATACGTGCTTGACGATGCGTTCAAGGAGAACGCCGCGTTCGAGACGCTCTATCTCATCGCCGGCGCCGCCATGGCGCTCGCCGTCCTGAAGGGCATCGCCGGCTATTTCCAGACCGTGCTCATGACCACGGTCGGCCAGCGGGTGATCGCCGACATCCAGAACCGGCTGTTCGGCCGGCTCATCCATGCCGATCTCGCCTTCTTCCAGGCGACACCGTCGGGCCAGCTGATCTCGCGCTTCACGACCGACGCCAACCAGCTGCGCTTCGCGTCCACCCAGGTCTTCACCGTGCTGGGCCAGCAGGCGCTGACGCTCGCGGGCCTGCTCGCCACGATGTTCTATCAGGACTGGCTGTTGGCGATCATCGCCTTCGTCGTCTTCCCGCTGGCGATCGCGCCGGTCCGGCGCATGAGCCGGCGCATGCGCAAGGTCTCGCTCAATTTCCAGGACGAGATGGGCCATTTCAACGCGCTTCTGTCCCAGGTTTTCCAGGGCGCGCGGCACGTGAAGGCCTATGGCATGGAAGCGCATGAGACCGCACGCGCGGTGGCGCTGACCGAGCGGATCTATCGCCTGTTCGAGCGCGCGTCCCGCGTGCGCGCCGCGGCCTCGCCGCTCATGGAGAGCCTGGGCGGCGTCGGCATCGCGCTCGTCATCCTCTATGGCGGCTGGCAAGTGACGCATGGCGCGCGTACGGCCGGCGACTTCCTGTCCTTCGTGACCGCGTTGATGCTGGCCTATCAGCCGTTCAAGCAGCTGAGCGGCCTCAACGTCACGGTCCAGGAAGGCATGGCGGCGGCCGAGCGCATCTTCGAGATGATCGACGTGGTGCCGGCGATCCGCGATCGCGCCGACGCCCGGCCGCTCGTCGTGACCGAGGGCGCCATCCGGCTCGACAAGGTCAGCTTCGCCTACCGGACCGGCGACAGCGTGCTGAACGAGATCGACCTCGACATCCCGGCCGGCCGCAAGGTGGCGCTGGTCGGGCCGTCCGGCGCCGGCAAGTCGACTGTGCTCAACCTGATCCCGCGCTTCTATGACGTCGCCGGCGGGCGCGTGACAATCGACGGCCAGGACGTGCGCGACGTGACGCTCGCCTCGCTCCGCGGCGCCATCGGCCTCGTCAGCCAGGAAGTGAGCCTGTTCGACGACACGGTGCGCGCCAACATCGCCTATGGCCGGCCGGAGGCGAGCGAGGCGGACATCGTCGCGGCCGCCACGGCGGCGGCGGCACACGACTTCATCATGGACCTGCCCCAGGGCTACGACACGGTGGTGGGCGAGCTCGGCACGCGGCTCTCCGGCGGCCAGCGCCAGCGCCTGTCGATCGCCCGCGCCATGCTGAAGAACGCGCCGATCCTGCTCCTGGACGAGGCGACCTCGGCGCTCGACACCGAATCCGAGCGGCAGGTGCAGGACGCCTTGAAGCGGCTGATGGCCGGCCGCACCTCGGTCGTCATCGCCCATCGACTGTCGACCGTCATCGACGCCGACCTGATCTATGCCATCGACGGCGGCCGGGTCGTCGAAGTCGGCCGGCACCAGGAGCTGCTGCAGCGCCAGGGGGTCTATGCCCGGCTCTGGGCCCTGCAGTTCGCCGACCAGGGCGAGCCGCAGGAAGATCGATTGGCGGACGGGCGACTGGCCGGGGTGCGCGGCTGA